The Balaenoptera musculus isolate JJ_BM4_2016_0621 chromosome 6, mBalMus1.pri.v3, whole genome shotgun sequence nucleotide sequence TCCTGAGCCCAGAGCCACCTCTAGACATGCCTCTAGACACAGTCCTGCTCACCACAGGACAGGACCTGGCTCCACACACCAGCAGACAGGCACTGGTCCtatcctccaggaagcctcctctAGCCTCTGGAGCAGattcacccaccagggggcagacaccagatcCACAAAAACTAAGATACCCCAGCCTGCAGAACCAGCCGGCCCACAGCAGGTCAGACCCTGCCCTGGGATGAACTGGGACCAAGCACGGCCAactagcaggccaacacaagctttGGGACACCCAGGACCCTGTACCCAACTGCATCAGGAAATGCCCCCTCCACACTAGCGATCATCTGACACCAGCTTTGGGATTCCTGGGCCTGGCAGCCAGACtgcaggacccagctctgcctgccagtagtctGGCATTAATCCCAAGACCTGGCTTCATCCACTAGTGAGTAGGCAACAGCTCCAGAGTCTTCTggaccctgactctgcccaccagtgagccagcactagccccaagGCTCCATGCGGTTCCGCTCCAGCTGCCTCATAACCAGGCCCTACCAAACAGCAGCCAACAGCCTTCACACGTGGCAGGgtctggcaaccaaccagactaggAGCCAATCAAGCCTACCAGGCTGTCCACATAGCCAATTCGCTACAACGGAAGGACCCATACATCCCTTATTAGTagaacccctagagcatatagctctggtggccagaggggAGTCCACTTCAGGGATGCATAGGATGACTCCTAGAGAAAACCATCTTTCCAAGGTTGGGAAATGCAACTAACCTACcagatacagaaaaatacaaacaacttagacaaaatgaggcagcagagaaacatgttccagatgaaggaacaagataaaactccaaagaacaactaagtgaagtgtaGATAGACAATCTATCTGAGAAAAAGTTCAGGGTAATGATTGTTAAGAtaatcaaagaacttgggagaagaatatatgcacagagcaagaagttaaagtttttaataaagaatcagaaaatataaagaacaaccaagcagagatgaagaatacactaaatgaaaggaaaaatacactataAGGAATAAAGAGCAGGGTAAATAATACGGACAAATGATAAATGAGGTAAAAGGcaaagtagtggaaatcactaaGCTGaacagagtaaaaagaaaatgaaaagaaatgaagacagtttaagagacctctgggacaacatgaagcACACTAATACTCactttataggggtcccagaagcccgaagagagagagagaaagggcctgagaacatatttgaagacataaaagCTAAAAACATCCCTAGCCTGGGAGACGAAACAATCaccccaagtccaggaagcacacagtcccatacaggactaacccaaagaggaacacaccaagacacattgtaattaaaatggaaaattaaagataaactATTCAAAGCAGCAATGGTAAAGCAAcaaatacaagggaactcccataaggctatcagctgatttttcagcagaaatcctgcaggccagaagggactggcactatgtatttaaaatgatgaaagggaaaaacctacaaccaagaataccctactcagcaaggttctcattcattCTGATAGACAgatgaaaagctttacagaaaagcaaaagctaaaacaGTTCatcactaccaaaccagctttacaacaaatgttaaaggaaattctcgagatgaaaaagaaaaggtcacaacaagaaacaagaaaattatgaaatgaatacGCTCAtaggtaaaggcaaacatatagttaaggtaggaaatcatctacACACAAAACTAACAGAAAGTTTaaagataaaagtagtaaaatcatctatatccacaataagcagttaagggatacacaaaacaattaggcataaaatatgatagaaaaaaCAGCAATCATGAGAGGAGGATAGTACAAATGgagggtttttaaaatgcatttgaaattaagagatcagcaacttaaaacaatcacataTATAGTGAGATTGCTatataaaaacctcatggtaaccacaaaccaaaatctataatagatatactcacaaaaaagaaaaacataacactaaggatagtcatcaaatcacaagggaagagaacaagagaagagaggggaaagagtggctaaatggatacaagaacaagacccatatatacactgcctacaagagactcacttcatatCTAAAGACataaacagactgaaagtgaggggatggaaaaacgtattccatgcaaatggaagtcaaaagaaagttggagtagcaatacttacatcaaataaaataaatattaaaataaagacttaaaagagtcaaagaaggacaatacataatgatcaagggatcaatccaagaagaagatataacaattgttaaaatatatgcacccaacacaagAGCAACTAAATGCAGTAAgtccctacatacgaatgagttccattccaagagcgtgttcataagtccaatttgttcataagtccaacaaagttagcctaggtacccaactaagacaattggctatatagcactgtactgtaataggtttataatactcttcacacaaataatacattaaaaaacacacacacaagaagaaaacaatttttaatcttacagtacagtaccttgaaaagtagagTAGTACAGTAGTACAGCAAAACAGCTGGCATACGAGGGCTgtcatcaagtgaacaggcaagaagggttactgactggaggagagagaggtgggagatggtagagctgaaggatcttCAGCACTAGGAGATgaagggcaagctgcagtttcacttactcctgacgttgatggaacgcacgttcacatctttgaaagttcacaacttgaaggttcatatgtaggggacttactgtatataatgtaaatattgacagacataaaaggagaaattggcagcaacacaataatactgggggactttaacaccccacttacatcaatggacagatcatccagacagaaaatcaatatggaaacagtggccttaaatgacacattagaccagagggACTTAATTCATATATAGAGAGCATTCTGCCTGAAAGCCGCAGAATACACaatattttcaagtgtacatggaacaatGCACACACTTATCttcaattaatctacaataatcaaggcaagactatacaatggagaaaagatagtcccttcaataagtggtactgagaaaattggacagctgcatgtcaaagaataaaattagaacattttctcacaccatacacaaaaataaactcaaagtggattaaagacctaaatgtaagaccacaaaccataaaattcctagaagaaaacataggcagaactttttgacataaatcgtagcaatatttttttgtatctgtctcctcaagcaaaggaaataaaagcaaaaataaacaaataggacctaattaaacttaaaagctttttgcacaacaatggaaaccattgacaaaatgaaaaaacctattgaatgggagaaaatatttgcaagtgatatgatctataatgggttaatatccaatatatttataaacaggtcatacaactcaacatcaaagaaacaaacaacctgattgaaatataggcagaagacctgaaagGACATTTTCctaaagaggacatgcagatggccaacaggcatatgaaaagatgctcaacactgctaatcatcagggaaatgaaaatcaaaaccacaatgagatatcacctcacacctgtcagaatggctatcatcaaaaagaccacaaataacaaatattggagaggatgtgtaggaaagggaacccttgtactctgttggtgggaatgtaaattggtgaagccactgtgaaaaacagtatggaggtttctcaataaaactaaaaatagaactaccatatgaccctgcaattctactcctgggtatatatctgaaaaaatcaaaaacactaattcgaaaagatacacgcacaccaatgttcatagtagcattatttacaacagccaagatatggaagcaacctaagtgcccatcaacagatgaatggataaagaagatgtggtacatatatatacaatggaatactactgagccataaaaaatgaaattttgccattcgTGACAACATGGACTTcgaggatgttatgctaagtgaaataatttagacaaagacaaatactgtatgatatcacttacacgtggaatctaaaagacacaacaaactaatgaataacacaaaaaagaagcaaactcatagatatagagaataagCTGGtcattaccagtggggagagggaatgggggaggggcaatataggggtaggggattaagaggtacaaactattttGTATAAAATGAGCTACAATGATATAATATACAACACAGGGTgtatagacaatattttataataactataaatggagtataacctttcaaaattatgaatcactatattgcagacctataatttatataatattgtacatcaactatacttcaaaaaagaaaacagcagaatTGGAATGAGGGAAGGCAGAGCTATTTGTAGAAAGGGTAGTCAGAGAGGACgttctgaggaggtgacacttaGCTGGAGTCTAAAGGATGAGCAGAAGCCAGCCATGGAGATGTGAGATAACAGAGCTCCACGCTCATGGAATAGCGAGTGCTCAGCCGTGAGAGGAGGCCAGTCTGCAGCCTAAGAGGTGTGAGGGAGAGTGGCCCAAGATGGACACAGTAATCTGGACATGTGCCACATCATATCATAGAAGGCCTTTCAGGCCAGCTTGTTTATTCTCAGTGCAGTAGAAAGTTACAGAAACAGAAGATGGGAATGACCTGATTTACATCTTTATAAGCCCACTCTGGTTGCTGTGGGAAGAATGGACATGTGGGGCAAGAAGTGAGACTGGGAGGCCAGTTAGGAGAGGATATTGTAACACTCTCCAGGTAAGAGGCGACAGTGGTTTGCACTGTGGTGGTGGAATCTGAGAAGGAAAGAAGTGGACAATTTCAGACTATAGTTTGGAAACAGAACCAAGAAGAATATGAACTACTGTATATCCTTAGCCTATAGAATCAGGACCTTAGGTATAAATGGCTTTCTATGTAACTGTTCTTTGGTGGAAAGGAAAAGTGGTTCTTTACTGTCACACATGCAATAATAGGTGAATAAACTTAAGtgaaacagataaaagaaaagaatgcaagCTATACCATCTCAGAGCTCTGTGCTCTGGTGCAAAGTACTTTACTCCCTCTCAGTTCTCCCATCTCTAAGTGGGGCTGATAGTACTAATCTCTTAGCATAAGGATTTTATACAATCATGCGTGTAAAGAATATACACTATTTGACACAGATCATGCGTTCAACGATGTTACTTCTTGTTATTGGATATTGTGTTCTTATAGCTGtttgtattattgtattttaatttcatttgaagggagaaaaggagtAGTACTACATTTGCCTAGTATTTACTTAAGGTAAACTAGATTAAAACCTATGCcttttatatacaatattaaagaaaattgagtACTGCAATTGGCAAGCAGACAAGCTACAGTTGAACATAAATATTCTTCATATTCTCTATACAagtaatttaaaaggaagaaaaagaattggatgtgagaagaaatattaaaagatggTTGGAATTATAGACTccatttattgtttaaaatgagaaataataatttttgttttctcacaaAAATAATTTCCTGAGGGTCTCTCTTCTTGCTAATTAGAGACGGTGATGATTTTTGCCTTGAATTAACTCTGTTCAAGGGACATTTTGGTATTTTGGAAACACATGGACTTTGAAGGCAGACAAATGTTTGTTACAACCCCCAATTTTTCCCTTACTAGGTGTGTGACCTTCAACACTCCCCTTAGCATCTCTGAACATCAGgcttatattttatgtaaaggaAAGAGTAATGCACACTTGTGTTGAGTACTAAATACTGTGGTGTTTATGTTGCAAGCTCACCCATTTATTTACACTACTCTCCGATATACAAAGGATACATAGCCTCTTCATAGTCTATAGTTGGTCTGAACTTTCTCTGGAAACCTTACTTCTTACCTCactggggaggggaaaaaaaagaaatattagaacaATATGATAAATTTGATCCCACCCcaaaatttgaacattttcttaaggtaactaaatttcctttggaggaatcattttttcatatttccccCTTTCCCTGCTTCTATGTAAAACGGGACCTAAGAATGGGGAGGTGGGGGTCCTATGTTAATTCATGAACCAGCCGCACGGTTGAAGGGGGCCCATGGGTGCATAGCATGTTGAGGAAAGTTTTCCACTTATAACAGCACCTACCTAGGAGATATAAAACTGTTATATTTTCCACCCTAGCTAGCTCAACCTCCTGAAACTGATAACAAACCATGAACACTGAGCAACTCTGGGATGCTAGACCTCTCTTGGGCCTAATTAAAGTATCTTCCTAATCACTGAAAATTCAAGCTTGTTTTAACTAACTATGGACTCAATCCATCTTACCAAGTATGTTAAAATGAACTCTCTTTCTAGTATTTAAAACCCCTGCGTTTTCCTCCTCAGTGAACTCTGCAGTGAATTTCTTCACTGATGTGTGTTCCCTGGCatgacagcattttttttttttttaactttgaggaTATCTGCTTCATTCTTTGACAATGTGTTGGTATCTTTAAGGTAAAGTTGGTACCACCCTACCTCTTACTATTCTTGCAGTGTTTGCTGAGAAACTCTGCAAGGGGAACACTTTGaatctgttctctctttccttgGGGTCTAGTGGCCTTTCCTAACAATTTGATCCCATCGAGGCCCTGGGGATTGCTGCAgactccttttcctttcttggcCTGGTGGTTTGCTATCCAGATCTCAGACAAAGGACCCTTTACCTAAAGCTTTAATGATACACACTGGCAAGTTCCCCAGTCAGATCCTGAGTTCACCTGCACATCCTTGCCTAGCAGGCAGCGGGAACATATTCGTTTTTCCATGCCATGTGGGAACCGGCACTGTCTCAGGAGTGTCTTCTGTTAGCCAGTCCTACAGGCTTTTCCTTAGGTACTATTATCTGCGTGTGGGTAATGGTGTAGTTTTCAGAGCCGCTAAAGGATGCAAGGCAAAAGCTTCTCTCCCCTCATTATTTCCTTGAACCTAATATATCTTCCCTCCTGGGACCTGCCCAGAGAGAAGAGGTTGTGACACACATCTTCTGCTTCCTTTACTTCTCTCCCCCTCATTCTTCCCACAATCCCTACTGATGGGATCAACTTTCTTTTAGTTTGATTTCCTATCAGGTAGAGATTTCTTCGAAGTCTTCCAGGCTCAAACCTTACGACTTTTCCTAAAGGATGAGTAGAATATGGAGAGATTGGCTTAACGACAATGGAATGTAAATGAACAGGAATacagaaaatattgaaattattttacatgtgaaatatctggcacatagtaattatttacatatttaaaccTATGATTATAATACTGCCTAGAAAGATAATTTATAACATAGCCAAATATCAAATAATGGCTTCCTAGTCTCAGTTTACAATCAGGAAAGAAGTTAATATCACCGGACTGTAAGAAATATCCGGATCATTTGACAAACTTGTAGATAATCAAGTGACGTGATAAGAAAAGCATGCagcagggctcagctgggacAGATAACCCAGGAGGAAAGATGACGTAAGAAgcttgaggcacagagagattcattatttttattttttatatggatCTGGGATCCACCATGGAACGTGGGGAAATTACTGTAAGAAGCTTCTTGCTCTTTATGAAACTTGTTCTTCAGATTTTAAACCTCAGTGCATTATATGACTTGCAACAAAGGCCAAGTGTTACAACACATCTGGTTCTAGCCCTTAAAAGAGGGACTCTCTAACTGATAGTGCTGTacgacaaaaaaataaaaaataaaaaatacacaacgCTGCCCATGAACACCTTATCTCCGGAAgaacaacaaacaagcaaatatatatttggtaCAATATTACGAAAGCATGTGCTGTTACGTATCTTTTTTTACTACTTGAGGCAAATACAGAGCTCAGGTAGCTATTCTACAGATTCACACTGACCATAAATCATATCCCCTTGATGCCGATCCAAACCAAACACTAGCATAATCATTCTAGGATTTGGCTGTTAGCCTTTTGCCTCCCTGACACAAgtactattattttaattagGTAATGTGATCATTATATTATTAATCAATTTCCAGACAGCTCTTCTTTTCCAAAGCTAAAATACTTTTCATATACGAAATCCAAAGAACTAGCCCATGTTAACTGTGGTTATTGTCTTACATGTTATATACACCATCATCAGTAATTTCAGGATGCTTCCCCTAAAGGTTCCTGAACATTACGGGGTCTCACTCATAACCATATATTCATTAATTGTTTCTAGTCTCCTGGACCCGGCCTCTCTATAAAAAATTCCTCCAGACTTAGTGCTGTTCTGTCTTCCCCAGACCTCTGTGTGTATCTCTTTCTTTACCTTAGCACACACTGTTGTTTTCTGTCTACTGTTTACTCCATAAAAATGATAGTTCCTCCACTGTTTCCCCTTTTATATGCACCTTTCAATTACAAGCTCTACCTGTCTGTTTAGGAAATGGTTTGTTATTTCCAGTCTTCCCAAGACTATACaaaagtcaaattattttttctctcatccTAAAAATCTTGGATTGCAAATTAAGCTGGGAGGGTAAAGCAAGAACAAAAATGGTAGATGGGTCACTAGAAGGTCAAGAAAATGTGCCATGGAATGAGGTAGAATTATTCCATAGTATGATAAAGTGCTCCCTTTAAGCTGTCTAATCCAAAAGGCACGTATTGTTAACTGGAAAATATCTCATCTATAACATGTGTTTTCTCTTGAAGAATAGTTCTTTCCTCATACTTGGCCACCTGCCTGCCAAGTTTCTTAACCCTCTTAGTCTCCAACTTTGGTTTCCAGAGTTACTTTAATACCATTACCACACATACCTTCAGACCTCAGCCTGTGAAAATCCTTTGGGGGTCATCTAAAGATGAGATCATCTAGCCAAGGGAACATAAAATTAGAGTGGAGAAGTGCCAGTTCTGGAACATCAAAGGATTTGAATTATACTCTCTCCCCCCCACCATCTTCCAATTTATCAAATTCCAAgagattgttttctgttttatcccAGAAAATATTGAGAGGCAGTAGATAAAGTATATAGAGTTTGGAGTTAAACAGACATGAGTTTGAATCCAGATCCCTAACCACTGAATtattttaagcctcagtttcttatctataaaatggaaataatctctCCAAGTATTGCTGTGCCATCCATGAGGACTTGGGACATTCCATCTACAGTGCTTTTAAGACAAAATCAGGCACATGGAAGGCATATAATTGGTGGTAGTTCTTTTAACTTCCCTCACAACCTTCTACTCCAGGACTCTTCCATACCTTATGTCTAAAATCTACCGCCAACATTTGAAGATCCCAGGGTTTCCTAGTTTCCAGGGGGTCACAGCCATACATGCAATATATTATAGAAGAGGTAACTAGTACTCTGGAAAGTCTGCAAAGCAGCCTTAATTTCTTCATATAACAAAGAAAATTCTTATTCAAAGAGCCTTAAACTGAAggaaaaacatgtttatttatCCACATTCCATGGAGGTGTCCTGAGAACACAGCCCATGATAACTGTAGTTATTTTCTTATATGTTACACAAAGTGTGTCATCAGCACTTTCAAGAGGTGCCTGTTAAAGGACCCTGAACATTACTGGAGTTTCACTCATCAGTATGTATTCCTCAACTGTTGTTTCTAGTCTCCTGGCTCCAGATTCTCTAAAAGAAGAATGATATATAAAAAGGTTACAGAGCATAGCTGGAGAAATATTCCTACAAACAAAGGTAGCCTAAATTTCTGAGAAATTATCAATTGTATCAAAATCATTATTATCAATGATATCAATTATATACAGACACCCATTGCTAATTTTCAACAATACTGCTACCATCAGGGACTGGGACCCCAAGAAGCTCAATATTCCAAGTTTTTCTTACCTCTTCTATAAAAGCAGAGCTTGGGTTAAGCAATCTAAAGTCCTAAGAGATCTCGTCCAACATCCACTGCTATTGAGGTACTACTTCAATGTTCAGCAGGAGTGTGGGAATTTACTAAGAACACAAGTAAGACAAAGAGTTGAAGACTTTTTCTGAGATATCTCTGTGCACGGAACTCTGCTTGTGTGAGCACaagacttctctttctctctgtgtgttccACACTCAGAACTCAGGTATCTGCTCCCCAGCTGGCAGTTccctctctctggaatgaagGATAAAAGTCAGAAAACTGAAGATCCTTAGAGAAATGAGATTGCCTAGAAGTGGGATGGAAACAGAGGGGAAGGTGGAGTCAGACTATCCAGGACAAGGCTCTCATTCCTGGAGTTTTGAAGGAAAGGGAACTTGGTGAACTAGTTGCCAGGGCAACCTGGTCTTGAGGCAAGGGTGGTCGGGGCAAGGAAATGGGAGACCTGCGGCTGCTCCTGCTCCTGCCCCTGTCCCTGGCAGCCTTCCACGGGGTCAAAGGCTGTTTGGAATGTGACCCCAAATTCATCGAGGATATTAAGTCCTTGCTGGTAAAGCTGGTACCCTCAGAAGTCCCTGGCCGAACTCATCTGCTTGAACGGCAGATTAAGGAGATGATCCGTTTAAGCTTCAAGGTCTCCCACAGGGACAAGAGGCTTCGGGTGTTGGGTGAGGGAAGCTCGAGTCCCTGAGAGTTTTGGGGGTTAAAGGGAGAAGGGAGGTAGGGAAGAGAGCACCTGGGCCCACGTAATTTCCTCCATAAATGTAATTATTCTCCCACATGTTCCTTTACCCCTCCTCTCTAGCTGTTCAAAAGGTTGTCAATTTGAGAACATGGCTGAAGAATGAACTTTATAAACTGAGCAATGAAACATGGAAAGGTGAGGTACTGTTTCAGTGTTAAGAGATTGTATTGCCCAAGCAAGTATGAGAAAAATTCACTGGGGAAAACAAGGCAAAACAATTAGGATTAAATTATGAAGGGAAAGGCCACCCCTATTTTCTGATGTCCCTTCCACCCCTCTTTAGGTGTCCTTATCCTTCAAGTCAAGCTTCTCGATGTCCGCCAAAACCTGGAATCCAAACTGAAAGAACTATTGAAGAACTTCTCTGAAGTTGGTAATGTAAGATGTCTATCTAACAACACTGAAATTATGTGAAAGGACTAGGAAATGAGGGGTGAGAGGAGGAATGTGATTTCACATTAGAATAATTTAGAATGGGTGGAGGGGTGGCTGGAACTTAATGGGTAACCAAATAAAGATGACTTGGGTATACATATGGCAAACACTAAGTTGATTCTAAGCTCATTAGGTCTTTCTGATTCTCTTTTAGCTTGTTCTGAAGATTGTGGTAAGTACAGTATATGTGATGCCTTGAGGTTTCAGCCATATCTTCCCATCTCCTGTGTTCTATATGACCCTATCTCTTCTACTTGTCACATTGAGAACGCAATTCCTAGAGCTATTGGCTACAAGGGGGAATGTCAACGATCACTGACAACAAAATCTAGTTTATAAAATCTCAGACACCCCAGAGATTTTAGAGGTGCTAAGAGGCCTATAGTATAGTTTATAACCCAAAGCACCAATATAAGCTGAGCCAtcatttttctacttcttcccaGAGATCTGACTTAAATTATTTAGGGTTTTGACCCATCAACAAAATTGATTGCTAGGGGAAGAAGAAAGTCACAGCAATGTAACCAATGGAAATGCCTGAGATCTAATCCATACTTGGTGTCTGAGCTAAGGAAACTCCATGCCGTGGCCCCCTTCCAACTATCTTTCTTCTCTCTATCAGTCGTGACTGAAGGTCCTATCCTGGATTGTTGGACCTGTCTTCGCATCACCACTCGGTGCTTCAAAGGAGAATATTGTGCAGGTAACAAAGATTGCAGTGTGGCATTTTCAAAGGCCAGGGATCAAGGAGTTCTTCATTGatttaattcacaaatatttgttgatcacCTTCTCTGCAGGTCATGCTAATGCCACAAACAAGAGCTAAGATGCTGGACAAAATTTGTACCAGTATGAATTACCGGGCACCGGATAACTGAAGAGCTTAGAAGTGAAAAAGCTGTACTAAAGGTGGAGAAATTAGGCTAGGGGCAGTAAGAGAAAAAGTTTTGTAGAGCTTAGGAGTCTAAGTAATTAATACAGATCAGAATAACCAGGGAACAGTGATGTAAGTGGTGAACAGGGcaatttttaaggttaaaaagaGTCTTCTTATGGATAAAGTTCTCAAGTTACTAATTTCCTTCTCcaaaattcactttattttttgccCTTTCTTCTTTCAGAAGATGATCCAAAGAAGGCTGAGAATCAAGAGATTGCACTATTTCTGATATTACTAGCAGAAGGTGTAATATTGGGAGGTGCTTTGTTACTGTGAGTTTTCCTCCCTCCAAACAAACA carries:
- the IZUMO3 gene encoding izumo sperm-egg fusion protein 3 isoform X1; its protein translation is MGDLRLLLLLPLSLAAFHGVKGCLECDPKFIEDIKSLLVKLVPSEVPGRTHLLERQIKEMIRLSFKVSHRDKRLRVLAVQKVVNLRTWLKNELYKLSNETWKGVLILQVKLLDVRQNLESKLKELLKNFSEVACSEDCVVTEGPILDCWTCLRITTRCFKGEYCAEDDPKKAENQEIALFLILLAEGVILGGALLLFHFCISHRRKMKAIRRSLKKYLEKKLEELMGIMDEKEKDFGGRK
- the IZUMO3 gene encoding izumo sperm-egg fusion protein 3 isoform X2, with the translated sequence MGDLRLLLLLPLSLAAFHGVKGCLECDPKFIEDIKSLLVKLVPSEVPGRTHLLERQIKEMIRLSFKVSHRDKRLRVLAVQKVVNLRTWLKNELYKLSNETWKGVLILQVKLLDVRQNLESKLKELLKNFSEVVVTEGPILDCWTCLRITTRCFKGEYCAEDDPKKAENQEIALFLILLAEGVILGGALLLFHFCISHRRKMKAIRRSLKKYLEKKLEELMGIMDEKEKDFGGRK